A genomic segment from Quadrisphaera sp. RL12-1S encodes:
- a CDS encoding tRNA adenosine deaminase-associated protein codes for MSYFTAVLASDGDGWRSVDLDVEDAVDVEELADEVRAAVDGTGDAPGPLLVVLEREDEWFALVRVDGEEPRAFVSDLSAASTSHYGELLSVTADSPAPQPAPQEDEEEDSAARVAAPTWAGDADLLADLDVPGSELADTAESRDPASALVAVGEKVGFVDLLEALR; via the coding sequence ATGTCGTACTTCACCGCGGTCCTGGCCTCCGACGGGGACGGCTGGCGCTCCGTCGACCTCGACGTCGAGGACGCCGTGGACGTCGAGGAGCTGGCCGACGAGGTGCGCGCCGCCGTCGACGGCACCGGCGACGCCCCCGGCCCCCTGCTCGTCGTGCTCGAGCGCGAGGACGAGTGGTTCGCCCTCGTCAGGGTCGACGGCGAGGAGCCCCGCGCCTTCGTCTCCGACCTCTCCGCCGCCAGCACGAGCCACTACGGGGAGCTGCTCAGCGTCACCGCGGACTCCCCGGCCCCGCAGCCCGCCCCCCAGGAGGACGAGGAGGAGGACAGCGCCGCCCGCGTCGCCGCCCCCACCTGGGCCGGTGACGCCGACCTCCTGGCCGACCTCGACGTGCCGGGCAGCGAGCTCGCTGACACCGCCGAGTCCCGCGACCCCGCCAGCGCGCTCGTGGCGGTCGGGGAGAAGGTCGGGTTCGTGGACCTGCTCGAGGCGCTGCGCTGA
- a CDS encoding PspC domain-containing protein — MTSTPSTAPGSGPGSGPGPGPSGSSSSSRTAFWGWLERLDLRRSDERWLGGVAAGTAERLGVDPVLLRVVVVVVALLGGVGLVLYAAAWLLLPDREGRIEARALVGGRVSASAVLALGLVALASAVPSPWSWVADGRVVSGGDVVSLVVVGVVLAVGVAMLPRLVPASAGGVRPDGQPVGAAVRSACGGPRRASRPAVPAWVTTAVLGAALLVGAAAWLAVRPQQLAPLGLDRQGWSAWSAPAGGQLDLTTPQVVSVAAAAATAVVALALVAAGLAGRRGDGLGFWAFAGATTALLALAVPPGADVRGVGDVDWRPLTVAQAERGYASWAGQATLDLRSLADDPAAAGATVDVELRHGVGEARVIVPTGADVEVRTSGVIGEVVTSGPGWTTRGADDGFFTSTTSRAPATTTDGTLEPVHLRVDARTAIGQLEIVRSAA, encoded by the coding sequence ATGACCTCCACCCCCAGCACCGCGCCCGGCTCAGGACCCGGCTCAGGACCCGGCCCAGGCCCCTCCGGGAGCAGCTCCTCCTCGCGCACCGCCTTCTGGGGCTGGCTGGAGCGCCTGGACCTGCGCCGCTCCGACGAGCGGTGGCTGGGCGGTGTCGCCGCCGGCACCGCCGAGCGCCTGGGCGTGGATCCCGTGCTGCTGCGGGTCGTCGTGGTGGTCGTCGCGCTCCTGGGCGGCGTCGGGCTGGTCCTGTACGCCGCGGCGTGGCTGCTGCTCCCGGACCGCGAGGGGCGCATCGAGGCCCGGGCGCTGGTCGGCGGGCGGGTGTCGGCCTCGGCGGTGCTGGCGCTCGGCCTGGTGGCGCTGGCCTCGGCGGTCCCCAGCCCGTGGTCGTGGGTGGCGGACGGCCGGGTGGTCAGCGGTGGCGACGTGGTCTCCCTCGTCGTCGTCGGCGTGGTGCTGGCGGTCGGGGTGGCGATGCTGCCGCGGCTGGTGCCGGCCTCGGCGGGCGGTGTCCGCCCTGACGGGCAGCCGGTGGGCGCAGCGGTGCGCAGCGCCTGCGGAGGACCGCGGCGCGCGTCGCGCCCGGCGGTGCCGGCGTGGGTGACGACGGCGGTGCTCGGCGCGGCGCTGCTCGTGGGGGCTGCGGCGTGGCTGGCCGTCCGGCCGCAGCAGCTGGCGCCGCTGGGCCTGGACCGGCAGGGCTGGTCCGCGTGGTCGGCACCAGCGGGTGGGCAGCTGGACCTCACGACACCGCAGGTCGTCTCCGTCGCAGCGGCAGCAGCCACCGCCGTGGTGGCCCTGGCGCTGGTGGCGGCAGGGCTGGCGGGGCGGCGCGGGGACGGCCTCGGGTTCTGGGCGTTCGCCGGCGCGACCACGGCGCTCCTCGCGCTGGCGGTGCCCCCCGGCGCCGACGTGCGCGGCGTCGGCGACGTCGACTGGCGGCCGCTGACGGTGGCGCAGGCCGAGCGGGGCTACGCCTCCTGGGCCGGTCAGGCGACCCTCGACCTGCGCTCCCTGGCCGACGACCCCGCCGCCGCGGGCGCCACCGTGGACGTGGAGCTGCGGCACGGCGTCGGCGAGGCCCGCGTGATCGTGCCCACCGGCGCCGACGTGGAGGTCCGCACCAGCGGCGTCATCGGCGAGGTGGTCACCAGCGGCCCCGGGTGGACCACCCGCGGCGCCGACGACGGCTTCTTCACCAGCACCACCTCGAGGGCGCCGGCGACGACGACGGACGGCACCCTCGAGCCGGTCCACCTCCGCGTGGACGCCCGCACCGCCATCGGCCAGCTCGAGATCGTCAGGAGCGCAGCATGA
- a CDS encoding MSMEG_6728 family protein encodes MQTFLPFPGFARSAEALDGPRLGKQRVEVLQVLRALELPEYGWSGHPAVAMWRGRTPALVCYGLACVREWTSRGHADTTAAQVAEFAPETADASQEELAVSGQLPSWLGGRALHRSHRSNLLRKDPAHYGPRFEAGLPDDLDYVWPGSDDLPERPAAVGRALWVVRAADPTTLGVLVDRGVVGLDTGSGIDVPADLEQGAGGLRALLAARAEQTGTRRRPGKALRQLEALVTEVSVDDEVAVPVQEGRALLLGRVTGEYSFAGSAALVPHRRPVRWVGVVPRAALARPAQLQDPRSLFRVVLTS; translated from the coding sequence GTGCAGACCTTCCTGCCCTTCCCCGGCTTCGCCAGGAGCGCCGAGGCCCTCGACGGACCGCGGCTGGGCAAGCAGCGGGTGGAGGTGCTGCAGGTGCTGCGTGCCCTCGAGCTGCCCGAGTACGGCTGGTCCGGCCATCCGGCGGTGGCCATGTGGCGCGGTCGGACCCCGGCGCTGGTCTGCTACGGGTTGGCGTGCGTGCGGGAGTGGACCTCGCGCGGCCACGCGGACACGACGGCCGCCCAGGTGGCGGAGTTCGCCCCCGAGACCGCGGACGCCTCCCAGGAGGAGCTCGCGGTCTCGGGCCAGCTGCCGTCGTGGCTGGGCGGGCGCGCCCTGCACCGGTCGCACCGCTCCAACCTCCTCCGCAAGGACCCCGCCCACTACGGCCCGCGCTTCGAGGCCGGGCTGCCCGACGACCTCGACTACGTCTGGCCGGGGTCGGACGACCTGCCCGAGCGGCCCGCCGCGGTGGGCAGGGCGCTGTGGGTGGTGCGGGCAGCAGACCCCACCACGCTCGGCGTGCTGGTGGACCGCGGCGTGGTGGGCCTGGACACCGGCAGCGGCATCGACGTCCCAGCCGACCTCGAGCAGGGAGCCGGCGGCCTGCGCGCCCTGCTCGCCGCGCGCGCCGAGCAGACGGGGACGAGGCGCCGTCCCGGCAAGGCGCTGCGCCAGCTGGAGGCCCTCGTGACCGAGGTGTCCGTCGACGACGAGGTCGCCGTGCCCGTCCAGGAGGGGCGGGCCCTGCTCCTCGGGAGGGTCACCGGGGAGTACTCCTTCGCCGGCAGCGCGGCGCTGGTGCCGCACCGCCGTCCGGTGCGCTGGGTCGGCGTGGTGCCGCGGGCGGCGCTCGCCCGCCCGGCGCAGCTGCAGGACCCGCGCTCGCTGTTCCGCGTGGTCCTCACCAGCTGA
- a CDS encoding SpoIIE family protein phosphatase → MAAWAERSDDRATAGAPGLGRLADLATRLTGAPWAQVHLVRDGVHEVAASAGTPTGVAPSGAEPVVDALCDLVVLHGRVVAVGDVAADPRSSEPHAASAAVGAYLGVPLAQEGRTRGVLCAFGPVPRTWQDHEVEALGHLAASASAELALVLSADEGERSRLRVQLAVDAAGVGSFDWDLATGELEWDARLLEVFGVEREAFGGTIEAFSSYLHPDDRDRVSAALQHSIDTCGEYEAEYRVVRPGGGVRWVQARGRTLCDQEGRPVRVVGAAYDTTQVHEGEARVARVLDSMSAAFASLDDSFRFTYVNAAAERLLGRTRTELIGGSLWELVPGAVGGELERRCRGALASGNPAAFEAHRPGPVDGWYEVRVWPSPGGLSISSLDITERRRAQESADAAAARLGLLARTTEQLTEVLDGRTAVARLAALVVPALADWSVVSLVEDGGALRDVGWAHRDPGRVPLVERYAARRAHGLTGAAPLLRALATGEPQLVPADATAVVQAALGDDQARRLVAELAPEACCVLPLTAHGTTLGALSLFWGQQRGAPGAEDLATAREVASRAGTALENARLYERQRQLAEELQRSLLTAPPEPDHVEVAVRYLPAGVAAQVGGDWYDAFVQPDGATVVVIGDVVGHDTAAAAAMGQLRGLLRGIAYTTGARPAEVLERLDAAIPGLLISTTATAAVLRLEQGAQERAEGTTALRWSSAGHPPPLVLHPDGSVVALEVDEPDLLLGIDPSVVRQEGVELVERGSTVLLCTDGLVERRGQSIDVGLDRLRRLLAERGHLPLQDLCDQLLSELVSTQPEDDVALVAVRLHPQDRPRPPEAGPRVVPPGLA, encoded by the coding sequence GTGGCTGCCTGGGCCGAGCGCTCCGACGACCGCGCCACCGCGGGTGCCCCGGGGCTGGGACGCCTGGCCGACCTCGCCACCCGCCTGACCGGTGCGCCGTGGGCGCAGGTCCACCTCGTGCGCGACGGCGTGCACGAGGTGGCCGCCTCGGCCGGGACGCCGACCGGGGTGGCGCCGTCCGGCGCGGAGCCGGTGGTGGACGCCCTCTGCGACCTGGTCGTGCTCCACGGTCGCGTGGTCGCCGTCGGGGACGTCGCCGCGGACCCGCGGTCCTCGGAGCCCCACGCCGCGTCGGCCGCGGTCGGGGCCTACCTCGGGGTGCCGCTGGCCCAGGAGGGACGCACCCGGGGAGTCCTGTGCGCCTTCGGACCGGTGCCGCGGACCTGGCAGGACCACGAGGTCGAGGCCCTGGGGCACCTCGCGGCCAGCGCCTCCGCCGAGCTCGCCCTGGTGCTCTCCGCTGATGAGGGGGAGCGCAGCCGCCTGCGCGTCCAGCTGGCCGTGGACGCCGCCGGGGTGGGGAGCTTCGACTGGGACCTGGCCACGGGAGAGCTCGAGTGGGACGCCCGCCTGCTCGAGGTCTTCGGGGTGGAGCGCGAGGCCTTCGGCGGCACCATCGAGGCCTTCAGCTCCTACCTGCACCCGGACGACCGCGACCGCGTCTCGGCGGCGCTGCAGCACTCGATCGACACCTGCGGGGAGTACGAGGCCGAGTACCGGGTGGTGCGCCCCGGCGGAGGGGTGCGCTGGGTCCAGGCACGGGGTCGCACCCTGTGCGACCAGGAGGGGCGCCCGGTCCGCGTGGTGGGGGCCGCGTACGACACCACCCAGGTGCACGAGGGCGAGGCCCGGGTGGCCCGCGTCCTGGACAGCATGTCGGCGGCCTTCGCCAGCCTCGATGACTCCTTCCGCTTCACCTACGTCAACGCCGCGGCCGAGCGCCTGCTCGGCCGGACGCGGACCGAGCTGATCGGCGGGTCGCTGTGGGAGCTGGTCCCGGGCGCGGTGGGTGGCGAGCTCGAGCGCCGCTGCCGCGGCGCCCTCGCCAGCGGGAACCCCGCCGCCTTCGAGGCGCACCGCCCCGGGCCCGTGGACGGCTGGTACGAGGTGCGGGTCTGGCCGAGCCCGGGTGGGCTCTCGATCTCCTCCCTCGACATCACCGAGCGCCGCCGCGCCCAGGAGAGCGCCGACGCCGCCGCGGCGCGGCTGGGGCTGCTCGCCCGCACCACCGAGCAGCTGACGGAGGTGCTGGACGGCCGCACCGCCGTCGCGCGCCTCGCCGCGCTCGTGGTGCCGGCGCTGGCCGACTGGTCCGTGGTGTCCCTGGTCGAGGACGGCGGTGCCCTGCGCGACGTGGGCTGGGCCCACCGGGACCCCGGTCGGGTGCCGCTGGTGGAGCGCTACGCCGCCCGGCGGGCGCACGGCCTCACCGGCGCCGCGCCGCTGCTGCGGGCCCTGGCGACCGGTGAGCCGCAGCTGGTCCCGGCTGATGCCACCGCCGTCGTGCAGGCGGCGCTCGGGGACGACCAGGCGCGCCGGCTGGTCGCCGAGCTGGCCCCCGAGGCCTGCTGCGTCCTGCCGCTGACGGCGCACGGGACGACCCTGGGAGCGCTGTCCCTGTTCTGGGGGCAGCAGCGCGGAGCCCCGGGTGCCGAGGACCTCGCCACGGCCCGCGAGGTCGCCTCCCGAGCCGGCACAGCCCTCGAGAACGCACGCCTCTACGAGCGCCAGCGCCAGCTCGCCGAGGAGCTCCAGCGCAGCCTGCTCACCGCGCCGCCCGAGCCGGACCACGTGGAGGTGGCCGTGCGCTACCTGCCCGCCGGCGTGGCCGCCCAGGTGGGCGGTGACTGGTACGACGCGTTCGTCCAGCCCGACGGCGCCACCGTCGTCGTCATCGGTGACGTGGTCGGGCACGACACCGCGGCGGCCGCCGCCATGGGGCAGCTGCGGGGGCTGCTGCGCGGCATCGCCTACACCACGGGGGCCAGGCCGGCCGAGGTGCTCGAGCGCCTCGACGCCGCCATCCCCGGCCTGCTCATCTCCACCACGGCCACCGCGGCCGTGCTGCGCCTGGAGCAGGGCGCGCAGGAGCGAGCGGAGGGCACCACGGCGCTGCGCTGGTCCAGTGCCGGGCACCCACCGCCGCTCGTGCTCCACCCGGACGGCTCCGTGGTCGCGCTCGAGGTCGACGAGCCCGACCTGCTGCTCGGGATCGACCCGTCGGTGGTGCGCCAGGAGGGGGTCGAGCTGGTCGAGCGGGGCAGCACGGTGCTGCTGTGCACCGACGGGCTCGTGGAGCGGCGCGGCCAGTCGATCGACGTGGGGCTGGACCGCCTGCGCCGTCTGCTCGCGGAGCGGGGTCACCTGCCGCTGCAGGACCTCTGCGACCAGCTCCTCAGCGAGCTGGTCAGCACCCAGCCCGAGGACGACGTCGCGCTGGTCGCGGTGCGCCTGCACCCGCAGGACCGTCCCCGCCCGCCGGAGGCGGGCCCGCGGGTGGTGCCCCCCGGCCTCGCCTGA
- a CDS encoding LuxR C-terminal-related transcriptional regulator, giving the protein MSGLRVLLVDDHALVRSGVRAVLPPDLVVVGEAGDVGAAVEAVQRHAPDVVLLDVHLPGGDAPGGAGSGGAEVLRRCAGAQRADGQPVRFLALSVSDAAEDVIAVVRAGARGYVTKTVDGASLADAVRRVAEGDAVFSPRLAGFVLDAFGAVGGIAEVATTDAELDRLSAREREVMRLIARGYAYKDVARQLFISVKTVETHVSAVLRKLQLSNRHELTRWASDRRLL; this is encoded by the coding sequence GTGAGCGGGTTGCGGGTGCTCCTCGTCGACGACCACGCGCTGGTGCGCTCAGGTGTGCGGGCCGTGCTCCCGCCGGACCTCGTGGTGGTCGGTGAGGCCGGGGACGTCGGCGCCGCCGTGGAGGCCGTCCAGCGCCACGCGCCCGACGTCGTGCTCCTCGACGTGCACCTGCCGGGCGGTGACGCACCCGGCGGCGCCGGCAGCGGCGGCGCTGAGGTGCTCCGCCGCTGCGCGGGCGCGCAGCGGGCCGACGGGCAGCCGGTGCGCTTCCTCGCCCTCAGCGTCTCCGACGCCGCCGAGGACGTCATCGCCGTGGTGCGCGCCGGCGCGCGCGGCTACGTGACGAAGACCGTGGACGGCGCCTCGCTCGCCGACGCGGTGCGCCGCGTGGCCGAGGGCGACGCCGTGTTCTCCCCGCGCCTGGCCGGCTTCGTGCTGGACGCCTTCGGCGCGGTCGGCGGCATCGCCGAGGTCGCCACCACCGACGCCGAGCTCGACCGGCTCTCCGCCCGCGAGCGCGAGGTGATGCGCCTCATCGCCCGCGGCTACGCCTACAAGGACGTGGCCCGCCAGCTGTTCATCTCGGTGAAGACGGTGGAGACCCACGTCTCGGCGGTGCTGCGCAAGCTGCAGCTGTCGAACCGGCACGAGCTGACGCGCTGGGCCAGCGACCGCCGCCTCCTGTGA
- a CDS encoding ATP-binding protein — protein sequence MSTTSAAAPAAGTRRRRPQRPPLRRPARGRWAGGVAAGTARHLHLPVAVARVLWLGLVAAGGAGLVGYALLWALVPVDGEDVPAGAGDGRGAVERLVRWSPSGGAGAQLVVGAVLLATGVQLVLQRSSADVASGVLVPVAAGLAGAVVAWGSLEPARRTALLVQVGGGTPDGTRRAVLGAALAVGGLVLLALGGAQAQALGPGAVAALAVLGGTALVVAPWVLRLVRDLGDERTARLREAERAEVAAHLHDSVLQTLALLQRHSDDPATVTRLARRQERELRDWLYGGRARAGDEGPERTLADRVRAEAADVEDAVGVPVQVVVVGDREVGRVEEALVAALREAVLNAVRHGRPPVQVYVEAGTGGAEAFVRDHGDGFDPDAVPADRRGVRQSVLGRMSRAGGSAQVGPAPGGGTEVVLRTGAGGAAAAGAAGPTGVVPPEDEQDGAGL from the coding sequence GTGAGCACCACGAGCGCCGCCGCTCCCGCCGCCGGGACGCGCCGCCGGCGACCGCAGCGACCGCCGCTGCGCCGCCCGGCCCGGGGCCGCTGGGCCGGCGGGGTGGCAGCGGGCACCGCGCGCCACCTGCACCTGCCCGTCGCCGTGGCCCGGGTGCTGTGGCTGGGCCTGGTCGCCGCGGGCGGAGCGGGGCTCGTCGGGTACGCCCTGCTGTGGGCGCTCGTGCCGGTGGACGGCGAGGACGTCCCGGCCGGGGCCGGGGACGGGCGAGGTGCCGTGGAGCGGCTGGTGCGGTGGAGCCCCTCCGGAGGCGCGGGGGCGCAGCTGGTGGTGGGCGCCGTGCTCCTGGCCACCGGCGTCCAGCTGGTCCTGCAGCGCAGCAGCGCGGACGTCGCCTCCGGCGTCCTCGTGCCCGTCGCTGCCGGGCTCGCCGGAGCGGTGGTCGCGTGGGGGTCGCTGGAGCCCGCCCGGCGCACCGCCCTCCTCGTGCAGGTGGGTGGCGGCACACCGGACGGCACGCGCCGCGCGGTGCTCGGCGCCGCCCTAGCCGTCGGCGGCCTGGTCCTGCTGGCCCTCGGCGGCGCCCAGGCGCAGGCCCTCGGTCCCGGCGCCGTGGCGGCGCTCGCGGTGCTCGGCGGCACCGCGCTGGTCGTGGCCCCGTGGGTCCTCCGGCTGGTGCGGGACCTCGGCGACGAGCGGACCGCCCGGCTGCGGGAGGCCGAGCGGGCCGAGGTGGCAGCCCACCTGCACGACTCCGTGCTCCAGACCCTCGCGCTGCTGCAGCGCCACAGCGACGACCCCGCCACCGTCACCCGCCTCGCCCGCCGCCAGGAGCGCGAGCTGCGCGACTGGCTCTACGGGGGGCGGGCGCGTGCGGGGGACGAGGGGCCGGAGCGGACCCTGGCCGATCGGGTGCGTGCCGAGGCCGCGGACGTCGAGGACGCCGTCGGCGTGCCCGTGCAGGTGGTCGTGGTGGGGGACCGCGAGGTGGGGCGCGTCGAGGAGGCGCTGGTCGCCGCACTGCGGGAGGCGGTGCTCAACGCCGTGCGCCACGGCCGTCCGCCGGTCCAGGTGTACGTGGAGGCCGGGACCGGTGGTGCCGAGGCCTTCGTGCGAGACCACGGGGACGGCTTCGACCCCGACGCGGTGCCCGCGGACCGCCGCGGTGTGCGCCAGTCGGTCCTCGGCAGGATGTCGAGGGCGGGCGGTTCCGCACAGGTCGGTCCCGCCCCGGGCGGAGGCACCGAGGTGGTGCTCCGCACGGGCGCGGGGGGCGCTGCAGCTGCCGGGGCCGCTGGTCCCACCGGGGTGGTCCCGCCGGAGGACGAGCAGGACGGAGCAGGGCTGTGA
- the upp gene encoding uracil phosphoribosyltransferase, whose translation MRVQVVDHPLVAHKLTVLRDAKTESPTFRRLADELVTLLAYEATRGARVEPQEISTPVATTTGVKLASPKPLVVPILRAGLGMLDGMTRLLPTAEVGFLGMVRDEETLQASTYAHRLPDDLSGRQCYVLDPMLATGGTLVAAIRYLFEIGATDVTAVCLLAAPEGLDVVTSSFGADAPITVVTAAVDERLDENGYIVPGLGDAGDRLYGVV comes from the coding sequence GTGCGCGTGCAGGTCGTCGACCACCCCCTGGTGGCCCACAAGCTGACCGTCCTGCGGGACGCGAAGACGGAGTCGCCGACGTTCCGGCGCCTCGCCGACGAGCTGGTCACGCTGCTCGCCTACGAGGCGACGCGCGGGGCGCGGGTGGAGCCGCAGGAGATCTCCACCCCGGTGGCGACCACCACGGGCGTGAAGCTGGCCAGCCCGAAGCCGCTCGTGGTGCCGATCCTGCGCGCCGGCCTGGGCATGCTGGACGGGATGACCCGCCTGCTGCCGACCGCCGAGGTGGGCTTCCTGGGCATGGTGCGCGACGAGGAGACGCTGCAGGCCAGCACCTACGCGCACCGCCTCCCGGACGACCTCTCGGGCCGGCAGTGCTACGTGCTCGACCCCATGCTCGCCACCGGCGGCACGCTGGTGGCGGCGATCCGCTACCTGTTCGAGATCGGGGCCACGGACGTCACGGCCGTGTGCCTGCTGGCGGCTCCGGAGGGACTGGACGTGGTGACGTCGTCCTTCGGCGCGGACGCCCCCATCACCGTGGTGACGGCGGCCGTCGACGAGCGCCTGGACGAGAACGGCTACATCGTGCCCGGTCTGGGTGACGCCGGGGACAGGCTCTACGGGGTGGTCTGA
- a CDS encoding SigB/SigF/SigG family RNA polymerase sigma factor gives MTASADAPAARTEGAGSAREQATEDLLLRASTAGAAERARLLDEVVVLNLPVARALAARFRDRGEQLDDLVQVACLALVKAAQGYQPGKGRGFLPYAVPTITGELRRHFRDRQWGVRPPRRLQELRLSLGAAAAELTQKIGRAPTVPQLAEHLGVDAEEVIEALAAAQDYHLASLDAPLDGEADGTPLGATLGGDDGAIDRLVDHVSVAPLLASLPERDRRILSLRFFRGWTQSQIAADIGVTQMQVSRLLARTLERLRTQLEDAEAEAA, from the coding sequence ATGACCGCGTCCGCCGACGCCCCTGCGGCCCGCACCGAGGGCGCCGGGAGCGCGCGCGAGCAGGCCACGGAAGACCTGCTGCTGCGCGCGTCCACGGCTGGCGCCGCGGAGCGCGCCCGCCTCCTGGACGAGGTCGTCGTCCTCAACCTGCCGGTGGCCCGCGCCCTCGCGGCGCGCTTCCGGGACCGCGGGGAGCAGCTGGACGACCTCGTGCAGGTCGCCTGCCTCGCGCTGGTCAAGGCGGCCCAGGGCTACCAGCCCGGCAAGGGGCGCGGCTTCCTGCCGTACGCCGTGCCCACCATCACCGGGGAGCTGCGGCGCCACTTCCGCGACCGGCAGTGGGGGGTGCGCCCGCCGCGCCGCCTCCAGGAGCTGCGGCTGTCGCTGGGCGCCGCCGCGGCCGAGCTCACCCAGAAGATCGGCCGCGCACCGACCGTCCCGCAGCTGGCCGAGCACCTCGGCGTGGACGCCGAGGAGGTCATCGAGGCGCTGGCCGCCGCGCAGGACTACCACCTGGCCTCCCTGGACGCCCCCCTCGACGGCGAGGCCGACGGCACGCCGCTGGGCGCCACGCTGGGCGGCGACGACGGCGCCATCGACAGGCTGGTGGACCACGTGAGCGTGGCCCCGCTGCTCGCGTCCCTGCCCGAGCGGGACCGCCGGATCCTGTCGCTGCGCTTCTTCCGCGGGTGGACGCAGAGCCAGATCGCCGCGGACATCGGCGTCACCCAGATGCAGGTGTCCCGGCTGCTGGCGCGCACGCTCGAGCGGCTGCGCACGCAGCTCGAGGACGCCGAGGCCGAGGCCGCCTGA
- a CDS encoding YihY/virulence factor BrkB family protein, which translates to MSSDVDHASTAQKARTAPAPDDPRKPDDPTDLTRRSWVYVLRKTVREFTGDGCLDLAAALVHYAVLALFPGLVAVISLVGVLGQGPQTTQALLEIIGGFAPADVVSNLEPVISQLQQSRGAGVGLVVGLLGALWSASGYVGAFSRAMNRIYGITEGRPVWVMRPTQLLVTVIAVVLVVAALIILVVSGPVARSVGDVIGLGSAAVTAWGIAKWPVLALIVVVVVAVLYQVTPNIERPKWTWTSVGAVVAILVWALASGLFGLYVANFGSYDKTYGSFAAVVVFLLWLWITNLALLFGAELDAELERGRELQAGIEAEEELQLPPRDTRKSDQAARKRAEDVALGRRLRLARGGEVDDERGGSPRHPVAVADRQAERDAAVRRAGGTPT; encoded by the coding sequence ATGAGCTCCGACGTCGACCACGCGAGCACCGCGCAGAAGGCGCGCACCGCGCCCGCACCCGACGACCCCCGCAAGCCGGACGACCCCACCGACCTCACCCGGCGCTCGTGGGTCTACGTGCTGCGCAAGACGGTGCGCGAGTTCACCGGCGACGGCTGCCTCGACCTGGCCGCGGCCCTCGTCCACTACGCCGTCCTGGCGCTGTTCCCGGGCCTGGTGGCCGTCATCTCGCTGGTCGGCGTGCTCGGGCAGGGCCCGCAGACCACGCAGGCGCTGCTCGAGATCATCGGCGGCTTCGCGCCGGCGGACGTCGTGAGCAACCTCGAGCCCGTCATCAGCCAGCTCCAGCAGAGCCGGGGCGCCGGCGTCGGCCTCGTCGTCGGCCTCCTGGGGGCGCTGTGGTCGGCCTCGGGCTACGTCGGTGCCTTCTCCCGCGCCATGAACCGCATCTACGGCATCACCGAGGGCCGCCCCGTCTGGGTCATGCGCCCGACCCAGCTGCTCGTCACCGTCATCGCCGTGGTGCTCGTGGTCGCCGCTCTCATCATCCTCGTGGTCTCCGGTCCCGTGGCGCGGTCCGTGGGTGACGTGATCGGTCTCGGGTCTGCCGCCGTGACCGCCTGGGGCATCGCGAAGTGGCCGGTGCTGGCGCTCATCGTCGTCGTCGTGGTCGCCGTGCTCTACCAGGTGACGCCCAACATCGAGCGCCCGAAGTGGACCTGGACCAGCGTCGGCGCCGTGGTGGCGATCCTCGTGTGGGCCCTCGCCTCGGGCCTGTTCGGCCTCTACGTGGCGAACTTCGGCAGCTACGACAAGACGTACGGCAGCTTCGCCGCGGTGGTCGTCTTCCTGCTCTGGCTGTGGATCACCAACCTCGCGCTGCTGTTCGGGGCCGAGCTCGACGCCGAGCTGGAGCGCGGCCGCGAGCTCCAGGCGGGCATCGAGGCCGAGGAGGAGCTCCAGCTGCCGCCGCGCGACACCCGCAAGAGCGACCAGGCCGCGCGCAAGCGCGCCGAGGACGTCGCCCTGGGCCGCCGGCTCCGGCTCGCCCGCGGCGGGGAGGTCGACGACGAGCGCGGTGGCTCCCCGCGCCACCCCGTGGCGGTCGCGGACCGCCAGGCCGAGCGCGATGCGGCCGTGCGCCGCGCCGGCGGCACCCCCACCTGA
- the tadA gene encoding tRNA adenosine(34) deaminase TadA, whose product MVRLALARARAAHLAGGAAGDVPVGAVVVDGSGLVLGAGSNEREATADPTAHAEVLALRRAAAATGSWRLEGATLAVTLEPCTMCAGALVLARVARVVFGAWDPKAGAAGSLRDVLRDPRLNHRPEVVAGVLEEPCATLLRGFFEDRRATG is encoded by the coding sequence CTGGTCCGGCTGGCCCTGGCCCGGGCGCGCGCGGCGCACCTGGCCGGCGGGGCCGCCGGTGACGTCCCGGTCGGCGCCGTCGTCGTCGACGGCTCCGGGCTCGTCCTCGGTGCGGGCAGCAACGAGCGCGAGGCGACCGCAGACCCGACGGCCCACGCGGAGGTGCTGGCGCTGCGACGGGCCGCCGCCGCCACCGGCTCCTGGCGCCTCGAGGGCGCGACCCTGGCGGTGACGCTGGAGCCGTGCACCATGTGCGCCGGCGCCCTCGTCCTCGCCCGGGTGGCGCGGGTGGTGTTCGGCGCCTGGGACCCCAAGGCGGGGGCCGCCGGGTCGCTGCGTGACGTGCTGCGCGACCCCCGGCTGAACCACCGCCCCGAGGTGGTGGCCGGCGTGCTGGAGGAGCCGTGCGCCACGCTGCTGAGGGGGTTCTTCGAGGACCGGCGCGCGACCGGGTAG